The following are encoded together in the Hoplias malabaricus isolate fHopMal1 chromosome 3, fHopMal1.hap1, whole genome shotgun sequence genome:
- the cby1 gene encoding protein chibby homolog 1 has translation MPLFGNTFSPKKAPPRKSASLSNLHTLDRSTRETELGLEYGYPVLNIGGQSLKFEDGQWITEAGGTVSSKELQKLKKRNLQLEEENNLLKLKIELLFDMLTETTAESHLIKKEFEDVKNHYNRK, from the exons ATGCCTCTATTTGGTAATACGTTCAGCCCCAAGAAGGCCCCACCTCGGAAATCAGCATCTCTCTCTAATCTTCATACA TTGGATCGGTCTACTAGAGAGACAGAGTTAGGACTGGAGTATGGATACCCTGTATTGAATATTGGAGGACAGAGCTTGAAATTTGAAGATGGGCAATGGATTACAG AGGCAGGAGGTACTGTGTCAAGCAAAGAACTACAAAAATTGAAGAAAAGGAATCTGCAATTAGAAGAGGAGAATAATCTTCTAAAGCTAAAGATTGAACTTCTTTTTGATATG CTGACAGAAACTACAGCGGAGTCGCATCTGATAAAGAAGGAATTTGAAGATGTGAAGAATCATTATAACCGGAAGTAA